The proteins below are encoded in one region of Lonchura striata isolate bLonStr1 chromosome 1, bLonStr1.mat, whole genome shotgun sequence:
- the SRD5A1 gene encoding 3-oxo-5-alpha-steroid 4-dehydrogenase 1, translating into MGAAGDGGVCALWRRLEGPEERRLLELFSYGLMAVGAGSALLLCFIPMPYGRYSSRRFGWLLPARPAWALQELPSLLVPLGLAACGGAVAAARPNRVLLGCFLLHYVHRALIFPLLIREGKPTPFFTFVLALLFCVFNGYLQGRSLTTYATYPPGWLGDSRFITGFLGWLIGMAINIHSDHILRNLRKPGETGYKIPRGGMFEYVSGANFFGEILEWFGFALACCTIESLAFALCTLFILGSRARQHHKWYLEKFEDYPKDRKIVIPFLY; encoded by the exons ATGGGGGCTGCTGGCGATGGCGGCGTGTGCGCGCTGTGGCGCCGGCTCGAGGGCCCCGAGGAGCGGCGGCTGCTGGAGCTCTTCTCCTACGGGCTGATGGCGGTGGGCGCCGGCTCcgccctgctgctgtgcttcatCCCCATGCCCTACGGCCGGTACTCCTCGCGGCGCTTCGGCTGGCtgctgcccgcccgccccgcctgggcgctgcaggagctgccctcGCTCCTGGTCCCGCTCGGGCTCGCCGCCTGCGGCGGGGCGGTCGCGGCCGCCCGGCCCAACCGCGTCCTGCTGGGCTGCTTCCTCCTGCACTACGTGCACAG GGCACTCATCTTTCCTCTTCTGATCCGTGAAGGAAAGCCAACGCCATTTTTCACTTTTGTGTTAGCACttctgttctgtgttttcaacGGGTACTTGCAGGGCCGAAGCTTAACCACCTATGCAACTTACCCTCCAGGCTGGCTGGGTGATTCACGCTTCATTACAG GTTTTTTAGGATGGTTGATTGGCATGGCCATCAATATTCATTCTGATCATATTCTCAGAAATCTGAGAAAACCAGGGGAAACTGGTTACAAAATACCAAGAG GAGGAATGTTTGAGTATGTCAGTGGAGCCAACTTTTTTGGAGagatcctggaatggtttgggtttgccCTTGCCTGCTGTACCATTGAAAGCCTTGCATTTGCATTGTGTACTCTTTTCATCCTGGGTTCAAGGGCAAGACAGCACCACAA atgGTACCTTGAGAAATTTGAAGACTATCCAAAGGACAGGAAAATTGTCATCCCATTTTTGTACTGA